Genomic window (Rossellomorea aquimaris):
GGGGAATGGGATCTGCGTCCGGTCAGGTACCAGAACTCGTCGAGAAACAAACTTATTGGGCGAAAGAGGTTGCCAGGACACCTGTAATTGTAAAATTGACACCAAACATTACAGACATTACTGTCACAGCTGAAGCGGCTGTCCGGGGTGGAGCGGACGCAGTAAGTATGATCAATACAATCAACAGTTTAGCAGGTGTTGATCTGGATTCTTGGAATACCATTCCTCATGTAGCCGGAAAAGGTGCTCATGGAGGTTATTGCGGACCTGCAGTGAAGCCGATTTCATTGAACATGGTTGCCGAATGCGCCAGAAATCCACGTATCAATGTACCAATCTCAGGAATGGGGGGAGTTTCCAATTGGCAGGATGCCGTCGAATTTATGCTTATGGGAGCATCTGGGGTTCAGGTTTGCACTGCTGCTATGCATCACGGTTTTAGAATTGTCGAGGATATGCTTGATGGCTTAAATAATTATTTGGATGAAAAAGGGATTGCTGCAGTTCAGGATATCGTCGGGAAATCAGTACCGAGATTTTCTGATTGGGGAAATCTTGATCTTAATTATAGTGTTGTGGCAAAAATCAACACGGATGTTTGTATTAACTGTAATAAGTGCCATATTGCCTGTGAAGATACGTCTCATCAATGCATTGACATGCTGAAGGACCCGAATGGAAACAGCTATTTAAAAGTACGGGAAGAAGATTGTGTCGGGTGTAATTTATGTTCGATTGTATGTCCGGTTGACGGGGCTATCGACATGATAGAGGTTCCAAGTGGTCATATGCCAATGACATGGAACGAACGTCAAGCGGTAGTAGGGAATCTATCCGAAGCCAGAGTAAACGCGGCGAAATAATTCTGGAGGTATGGAAATGAATAAAATTATTCAAAATGGAACCATTGTTACGGCAACTGACACATATAAAGCGGATATGCTTATACAAAATGGGAAGATCGCAGCTATAGGTAAAGGGTTTGATACCAGCAATGCAGACGTAATTGAAGCGAAAGGAAAGTACATTTTTCCTGGAGGGATCGATCCCCATACTCATCTGGAAATGCCCTTCGGGGGAACGGTTTCAAAGGATGATTTCGAGAGTGGTACTATTGCAGCAGCGTTTGGGGGAACGACGACACTTATTGATTTCTGCCTGACCAATAAGGGAGAACCACTTCAAAGTGCAATTGATACATGGCATGCGAAGTCTAAAGATAAAGCTGTCATCGATTATAGTTTCCATTTAATGATCGGGGAAATCAATCAAGATGTTCTATCACAGCTTCCTGAAGTGATGGATAAAGAGGGAATTACATCATTCAAAGTCTTTATGGCATATAAAAATGTATTCCAGGCAGACGATGAAACGCTATTTAGAACCTTAATAGCTGCGAAGGAATTAGGGGCACTCGTAATGGTACATGCAGAGAATGGCGACGTTATTGAGTATTTAACCGAAAAGGCATTAGAGGAAGGGAAAACGGAACCAATTTATCACGCGCTGACGAGACCTCCCGAACTGGAGGGTGAAGCGACTGGCCGCGCGGCTAAACTAACCGGATTGGCAGATTCCCAATTATATGTTGTGCATGTTTCCTGCTCTGATGCCGTTGAGCAAATTTCAGCAGCAAGGAGTAAAGGATTGAATGTTTGGGGAGAAACATGTCCTCAGTACCTTGTGCTCGATCAAACCTATTTAGAGCGTCCGAACTTTGAAGGGGCTAAATACGTCTGGTCGCCGCCCCTTCGTGAGAAGTGGCATCAAGATGTTCTCTGGAATGCCTTTAAAAGTGGTCAACTTCAAACCTTGGGGTCTGATCAATGCTCATTTGATTTCCAAGGGCAGAAGGATCTTGGGAAAGATGATTTCACTAAAATCCCGAATGGCGGACCGATTGTTGAGGACCGTGTATCCATATTATTCTCAGAAGGAGTTGAGAAAGGGCGTATCAGCTTAAACCAGTTTGTTGATATCATGTCTACGCGCAGCGCAAAGCTGTTTGGTCTTTATCCTCAGAAAGGGACCATTGCAGTGGGTTCTGATGCTGATGTAGTCATTTTCGATCCACATGCTGAAAGAGTGATCTCTGCTGAAACTCATCATATGGCAGCAGATTATAACCCGTTTGAAGGCATGAAGATAAAAGGTGAACCGGTTTCTGTATTATCCAGAGGTGAATATGTCATCAAAGACAAACAGTTCGTCGGTAAGCTTGGTAGCGGAAAGTATATTAAGAGAGCGAAATACGGTAAGCTTCTTCCAAGTGAAGAGAGTGAAGCACTTCAATCCTCTAAGTCTTAAAAACTTTAGAAAATAATGCATCTTAACTGTAGAACAACTCCTGCTGGAGGAGGAGAGACTGTCTTCCTCCGGCCTCTCTTGTCAAAGATTTGGTTTTGCCATTCGATGCAAACAAATAAGGGGTGTTCAAGATGAAGAAAAGTTATTTAAAGTCTCCTGATTTATTACCGATTAAAGAGGGCGAAAGAAAAATCACCAAGCTTGGCTATTCATTTATGTGGGTTGGAATGGTTGTAGTCCTTGCAACCTTCGCCATCGGGGGAGCCGGGGTCGTATCCCTACCTCTGCCTCTTGTCGTGCTTGCCACCATTATAGGGTCTCTTGCAATCGGTCTATTTATTACATTAACCGGGGATATCGGGATTGAGCATGGGGTATCATTTCCAGTTTATATGAGAGCACCTTTTGGAACGCTTGGAACCCATATTCCCTCTGTAGTTCGTGGTCTGGCTGCATCGATGTGGTTTGGAATAAACACTTACTTTGGTGCAACAGCGATGAATGGTATCTTAAATATTTTATTTGGTTTTGATAATTGGTTTGTTTGTTTCGTGATTTTTGCGGTCCTCCAATTAGTGAATACAGCTCTTGGAATCAAAGCAGTGGAAAGATTTGCCGACCTTGCAGCACCGGTCATCATTATTATTTCTGTATGGATGTATTCTTCCTTATCTGAATCAGCCGCTTCAGAAGGAAGAGATATTTGGAGCTGGGTTGAAAGTCCGGTAACAGGTGCTGCCACGTTTACTGCTTTTCTCGTAGTCATTTTTAGTAATATGGGATTTTGGGCAACCCTATCTGCTGATATTCCTTCCATTTCCAGATTCATGAAAGCTCCCAAAAATGAGCGGAATTGGTTTAAGAGAAACAAAAGCTCATTAATCGGGAACCTTGTAGCTCTCCCTATCACTCAATCATTTATGGTGTTAATTGGTGGGATTTCATATATTGCCGTATTAAATTATGATCCCGTAGTAGCCCTTCAGGAAGCAGCGAGCGGATTCGTTTTAGGGGTCCTCCTTCTAATGATTGTCCTGGCTCAGTGGTCAACGAATATTGCTGCGAATATCGTTCCGGCTGCAACAATATTCTCTAATGTCGGGGGACCAAAATTCCCGTTCTGGGCAGGGGTCATCACTGCTGGTATTGTGGGTACGATCGTACAACCATGGAACCTTTTTGGTGTAATAATACCAGTTCTACTATTCGTAGGAGGCATACTGTCAGCCATCGTAGGGATTTTGATTTCAGACTATTATTTAATCAGGAAGCGAAGAGTCAATGTACCTGCCTTATATGAAGACAAAGGACAATTCAAGTATATGAATGGAGTGAATCTTGCAGGGTTCATCTCATGGATTATGGGGGGAGTTGCCTCCTATTACGTTCCAAATTTCTCATTTTTAGTCGGCTTCGGGGTTGGAGCTCTTTGCTATTATGTATTGGCTAAATTCTGGTGGTTTAAGAAATACGAGCAGGCAGAACTAATTGATCCAAGTGATGAGAAATATCTAGGATTGTCTGTTGGTCGCGATTGGGAAATTCAAGTCGACGAAGAAGTCATTGTCTCAGAAGAATCCCCAACAGGCACAAGCTTTTCTTAAATGAAATGGTTTTTATTGAATCATGAAGCAAGGTAGTTCCTATCTGAAGATACGAAAGAAAGGGTGTCGTCATGTCTGATTATCAAGAGTTTTTAAGTGAACGGGATAAGATTGATTTTCTCATTCAAAAAGGCTTTAAAATTGAGAAGATAACAGAGAACCTAAGTGGGGCATTTGTTCTGTTTAAGCATACTGAAAATAAAAGAAGTGCCACTCTTCATGTGAAAACGGCTAATGCAAGAAAATATTTTTCAAATCTATTACTTCAAAACTAATGGTTGAAGGGGGAAACTTGGATGAGTGACTTTATGGGACCGCGTGAAGGAAAGGAACTGACACTCTTTCCTGGAAATATGCAAACGTCTGATGAGTTAATCGATTGGGTGTTAACCGTCTTATCTTCACAACAGCTATCAGATGAGGAAATATTGAAATGGTGGAGTGAAGAGATCCAGTTTGCCATCCCCTATATAGAAGAATAGAAGTAAAATGAAGGATTGGTTCCGCCAATCCTTTTTCTCCATTTTCCTAAGGCAGAACATAAGGAGAGAAAAATGAAAAGTAATTACTATTTCTCAGTAGAAGATATTCTAGTAAGAAAATATTTTGAACATGCTAAAGTGATTGCTGGGCACAATGGTCTCAGCCGTCAGGTGAAGTGGGTCCACGTAGTAGAAGTAACTTCGATAAAAAATCTTCTTAACGGAAATGAATTGATTCTTTCTACAGGAATCGCTTTACAGGAGGAAGAGACCTTCCTTTCACTCCTTCAACAGTTAATCGAGAGTGAAGCAGCAGCCATTTGCATTGAGCTTGATACAAATATTTCCACGATTCCGATTTCGGTATTAAAGTGTGCAGATACATTTGATTTTCCTATTATCGTGTTTCAAAGGGAAGTGCCGTTCGTTAGTATAACTCAAGATATTCATTCCGTACTAATCAATCAGCAATACGACATGATAAAAAAACTGGATTCATATGCACAGGAGTTAAACAGAAAGCTGCTCGGCGTTAACCACTTCAGAGAGATTCTCCAGGTTTTACATAAGGAGCTTACTGTTCCTGTACTATTTCAGTTAAAAGAACAAGAGGTGGAAATCTATCCACTCATGTGCTCACCTGATGAAGAGAGAATACGAAAATGTTATCACAGCCATAAAGATTCCCGTATTCACCATTTTGCCTCCACTAAAGTTATCCTATTTGACCAGGAATACGCAGAATTAAGTATATACAGAAGCGATCATCCTTTTAGTGAATATGAGCTTCTCATATTGGACAGAACATCAACGGCGTTAGCACAGTATTTAATGAGAGAATTGTATTTTAACGAGCAAAAACGGTTAGAAGACTCCAAATGGATTACCTGCTGGCTAAAAGGAGAACAGTCCTATGAGAGACTCTCCGCCTTTTTAGCCGACTTAAAAGTACAGGTCAATGGTGGAGTCGTCTGTATTTGCCAGACGAATAGGCTGAATGAACAAGAGCCGATTGATTTTACCTTTTTTAACCTTGTCACCAGAAGCATTTTTGAACAACAGGGTTTTCGTGTGTTACCCGAAAGAGTAGGGAATGATCTCATTTTCATTCTTCTGGACACAAGGAGGACAGGAGATTGGAAATCGAGAGTCACCACTGCCTATGAAAAGATTCTTCAGTCTGATTTCTTTAAAGATTCTTCACAAACAGTATTTGCAACTGGCAAGTACCAAATGGAGACGATGGAAATTCACAAGAGTTATGAAACAGCTAAAGATAGTCTCCTGTTTCAGTCAAAGGTGGATGCTTCAAAAGCGTATTTTTTCTTTGATGATTTGCATTTATACAGGCTGATTTCAATCGTTAACAACAATGTTAATTTGTGGGAAATGATCGAAGAGTACCTCACTCCGCTCCTGTATTATGATCGTAAACATGATGGCAGTCTATTGAAGACGTTGAAGGTTTTCCTTGCATGTCAGGGATCAAAACAGGAAACATCGAAACAACTGTTTATTGTAAGACAAACACTCTACCATCGCCTCAAAAAAATTGAAGATTTACTTGGAGATGACTTCATGACCTCTGATAAACGTGTGGCCATCGAGTTTCTTCTTGCTGCCCATGATTATCTGCAACCACTGAGTTCTTTGAAAAAGTCGAAGATTAATTAATTGTAAAGTGTCAAATTGAGAAGTCAGGTTCTTTTACACAATGTCTAATGAAACCACTAACAATTTCTTTCATAATAAAACTATAAACTATACGACAGGTCCTACACCACGCAGAAATATCCGATGAAAAAATAAGGAGGAATTGAATATGACGATCATTAAAAGAGACGTAGCTGTATTAAAGAATTACATTGGAGGGGAATGGGTTGATTCTCTTAGCTCACAAACGTTACAGGTAGTGAATCCTGCTACAAATGAAGAAATTGCTAGAGTTCCGGTTTCTACTAAAGAAGACGTGGCTATGGCTGTGAAGGCTGCTAAACATGCCTCACAAACATGGAAGAAGACGCCGGTTCCAAAACGTGCCCGTATTCTATATAAATACCATTCTTTACTTTCTGACAATCATGAGGAGTTGGCCAAACTGGTTGTACGGGAAAATGGTAAATCATTTAAGGAGGCGTATGGTGAAGTGCAGCGGGGGCTTGAGTGCGTGGAATTCGCTTGTGGGGCACCGACCTTAATGATGGGTGAAACGTTGAGTGGTATTGCAGAGGATATAGATTCAGAAATGTTCCGATATCCACTTGGTGTAGTGGGGGGGATCACTCCTTTTAACTTTCCTATGATGGTACCCCTTTGGATGTTCCCGCTTGCAATCGCGTGTGGAAATACTTTCGTGTTGAAGCCATCTGAAAGAACCCCGATTTTAGCCAATAGGCTTGCAGAGTTACTAACAGATGCAGGAATGCCCGATGGTGTATTAAATGTCGTGCATGGTGCACATGATGTCGTAAATGGGTTAATCGAGCATAAAGATATCGCAGCCATATCTTTCGTCGGGTCTCAGCCGGTGGCTAAATATGTGTACCAACAGGCTGCCTCTCACGGGAAAAGGGTGCAAGCCCTATCGGGAGCTAAGAATCATCATGTTGTCATGCCTGATGCAGATATGAATAAAGCGGCTGAGCATATTATCAGTTCAGCGTTTGGCAGTGCCGGCCAGCGTTGTATGGCGTGCAGTGCCGTAGTGGTTGTAGGGGATAATGAACCGTTTGTTAAAGCTTTAAGTAAAAAAGCAGATGAGTTATGCATTGGTAACGGAATGGACGAAGAAGTGCTTCTCACTCCCGTCATTCGAAAAGAACATCGGGAGAAGACACTGGGCTATATTGACATAGGTCTGCAAGAAGGTGCATCCCTCATACGAGATGGGCGTAAAGAAATGGATGACTTCAAGGAAGGAAACTTCTTGGGTGCAACGATCTTTGATCATGTTTCTCCGGATATGACCATTGCAAAAGAAGAAATGTTTGCCCCTATCCTCAGTTTGCTGAGAGCCAAGGATTTGGATGAAGGACTTGATTATATTCGTCAATCAAGATATGGAAATGGTGCTACGATTTACACAAAAGATGCAAAGGCAGTCCGACAGTTCAGAGAAGAAGCAGACGCTGGCATGCTGGGTATTAACGTGGGTGTTCCTGCGACAATGGCGTTCTTCCCATTTTCAGGGTGGAAGGATTCTTTCTATGGGGATATGCATGTAAACGGTAAAGACGGAGTAAATTTCTATACTAAGAAGAAAATGATTACTTCTCGATTTGATTTTTAATCAGAGTTAGGGGGAACTTTCATGGTGAAAGCAGGTCAATCTCAAGATGTATGGTTAAGGAATGATGAAAAGCTCATTTGGCATTCCATGAAACCATACAATCCCGATGGAACAA
Coding sequences:
- the preA gene encoding NAD-dependent dihydropyrimidine dehydrogenase subunit PreA; translated protein: MANLSIDLAGIKSPNPFWLASAPPTNSGYQVQRAFEAGWGGAVWKTLGEPIINVSSRFAAVSFNGQKVAGFNNIELITDRPLEVNLKEIYETKKRFPNHAIIASLMVEPKQEKWHEIVKKVEDVGVDGLELNFGCPHGMAERGMGSASGQVPELVEKQTYWAKEVARTPVIVKLTPNITDITVTAEAAVRGGADAVSMINTINSLAGVDLDSWNTIPHVAGKGAHGGYCGPAVKPISLNMVAECARNPRINVPISGMGGVSNWQDAVEFMLMGASGVQVCTAAMHHGFRIVEDMLDGLNNYLDEKGIAAVQDIVGKSVPRFSDWGNLDLNYSVVAKINTDVCINCNKCHIACEDTSHQCIDMLKDPNGNSYLKVREEDCVGCNLCSIVCPVDGAIDMIEVPSGHMPMTWNERQAVVGNLSEARVNAAK
- the hydA gene encoding dihydropyrimidinase: MNKIIQNGTIVTATDTYKADMLIQNGKIAAIGKGFDTSNADVIEAKGKYIFPGGIDPHTHLEMPFGGTVSKDDFESGTIAAAFGGTTTLIDFCLTNKGEPLQSAIDTWHAKSKDKAVIDYSFHLMIGEINQDVLSQLPEVMDKEGITSFKVFMAYKNVFQADDETLFRTLIAAKELGALVMVHAENGDVIEYLTEKALEEGKTEPIYHALTRPPELEGEATGRAAKLTGLADSQLYVVHVSCSDAVEQISAARSKGLNVWGETCPQYLVLDQTYLERPNFEGAKYVWSPPLREKWHQDVLWNAFKSGQLQTLGSDQCSFDFQGQKDLGKDDFTKIPNGGPIVEDRVSILFSEGVEKGRISLNQFVDIMSTRSAKLFGLYPQKGTIAVGSDADVVIFDPHAERVISAETHHMAADYNPFEGMKIKGEPVSVLSRGEYVIKDKQFVGKLGSGKYIKRAKYGKLLPSEESEALQSSKS
- a CDS encoding NCS1 family transporter, which encodes MKKSYLKSPDLLPIKEGERKITKLGYSFMWVGMVVVLATFAIGGAGVVSLPLPLVVLATIIGSLAIGLFITLTGDIGIEHGVSFPVYMRAPFGTLGTHIPSVVRGLAASMWFGINTYFGATAMNGILNILFGFDNWFVCFVIFAVLQLVNTALGIKAVERFADLAAPVIIIISVWMYSSLSESAASEGRDIWSWVESPVTGAATFTAFLVVIFSNMGFWATLSADIPSISRFMKAPKNERNWFKRNKSSLIGNLVALPITQSFMVLIGGISYIAVLNYDPVVALQEAASGFVLGVLLLMIVLAQWSTNIAANIVPAATIFSNVGGPKFPFWAGVITAGIVGTIVQPWNLFGVIIPVLLFVGGILSAIVGILISDYYLIRKRRVNVPALYEDKGQFKYMNGVNLAGFISWIMGGVASYYVPNFSFLVGFGVGALCYYVLAKFWWFKKYEQAELIDPSDEKYLGLSVGRDWEIQVDEEVIVSEESPTGTSFS
- a CDS encoding PucR family transcriptional regulator ligand-binding domain-containing protein — its product is MKSNYYFSVEDILVRKYFEHAKVIAGHNGLSRQVKWVHVVEVTSIKNLLNGNELILSTGIALQEEETFLSLLQQLIESEAAAICIELDTNISTIPISVLKCADTFDFPIIVFQREVPFVSITQDIHSVLINQQYDMIKKLDSYAQELNRKLLGVNHFREILQVLHKELTVPVLFQLKEQEVEIYPLMCSPDEERIRKCYHSHKDSRIHHFASTKVILFDQEYAELSIYRSDHPFSEYELLILDRTSTALAQYLMRELYFNEQKRLEDSKWITCWLKGEQSYERLSAFLADLKVQVNGGVVCICQTNRLNEQEPIDFTFFNLVTRSIFEQQGFRVLPERVGNDLIFILLDTRRTGDWKSRVTTAYEKILQSDFFKDSSQTVFATGKYQMETMEIHKSYETAKDSLLFQSKVDASKAYFFFDDLHLYRLISIVNNNVNLWEMIEEYLTPLLYYDRKHDGSLLKTLKVFLACQGSKQETSKQLFIVRQTLYHRLKKIEDLLGDDFMTSDKRVAIEFLLAAHDYLQPLSSLKKSKIN
- a CDS encoding CoA-acylating methylmalonate-semialdehyde dehydrogenase, giving the protein MTIIKRDVAVLKNYIGGEWVDSLSSQTLQVVNPATNEEIARVPVSTKEDVAMAVKAAKHASQTWKKTPVPKRARILYKYHSLLSDNHEELAKLVVRENGKSFKEAYGEVQRGLECVEFACGAPTLMMGETLSGIAEDIDSEMFRYPLGVVGGITPFNFPMMVPLWMFPLAIACGNTFVLKPSERTPILANRLAELLTDAGMPDGVLNVVHGAHDVVNGLIEHKDIAAISFVGSQPVAKYVYQQAASHGKRVQALSGAKNHHVVMPDADMNKAAEHIISSAFGSAGQRCMACSAVVVVGDNEPFVKALSKKADELCIGNGMDEEVLLTPVIRKEHREKTLGYIDIGLQEGASLIRDGRKEMDDFKEGNFLGATIFDHVSPDMTIAKEEMFAPILSLLRAKDLDEGLDYIRQSRYGNGATIYTKDAKAVRQFREEADAGMLGINVGVPATMAFFPFSGWKDSFYGDMHVNGKDGVNFYTKKKMITSRFDF